The DNA window CAGACCTCTGAATGAATCGGCCAAAGTACCGATCTCGTCTTTGGAGGTGAACTTGATATCGTGGTTGATATCGCCGACCGCGATCTCCTGAGCTATCGTTGCCATGTTCGAGACCGGCTTGCTGATGCCGCGGGCTATCACGAACGCTATCGCTATGCCCAAAGCTACTGCACCGACCAGAAAGATTATCATCATGGAAATAGAGCTGGCCTGGGCGGAATGCATTTTCTCTTCCTGGCCAACCTGGATTCGGCTGATGACATCAACCACAGCCAGGGCTTCCTCGGTCAGCTGATCGTAGGTATTGTCCATCCTGTTTTTGTTTTCATGAACCTGGACAAACATATTGTCGATCGTCTCTACGGCCGCGATGGCGTTGTTGAGCTGATCGATATTGACCTGTTTTCTCATCAATGCCCGGTTCTGCTTGCAGATTTCGATAATATCCGCCTGCAACTGGCGGAACTCTTGAGCATATTTATCATCATCGGTTAGCTTCCAGTTGCGGTAGGCCGTACGCGAAAAGGCGAACAATTTTACGATTTCATCAGCCAGCCGGGACTTGAGCGCACGTTCTTCGAGCGCGCTATGGCTGGCGCGGGAGGCGAACTCCTGCTCCATCTGCTTTTGCTGGCTGGCGCTCAACTCGTTTGCCTGCTTCTGGAAGATGTCTGCCTGGCGACCGATTTCAGCCTGGGCCTGTTTGGACTCCTGCGAAATCTCAACCCACCTGTCCCAGGTCGAACAGTATTTCTCGATACTGCTCAGTGCCTCATTGGCCATGGCTACATCCTTAGAATCCTTGAAGCGTGCCTGAGTAGCCCTGATTTGGCTGTTGGTTTTCTCTGAAAGCTCCTGCAAATTCTGATAATGGGTTTCATCCTGCGTAAATTTGAATTTTAGCCGTTCTGCGCCCATATCCTTGATCCAGATCATGACCTGGTTGGCGTCATTCGAATTAGCGACCTTCTGTGAGTAAGTGCTCAATCCGTTGTAACCAGCGTAACCGACTATTATCGCCAATGCCAAAATCAGACCGAAACCGATGTAAAGCTTTTTGGCAATCTTGATGTCCTTCCAACTCATTAATTACCTCCTCCGTCATACGACCGCGAAAAGTATGTGCCTGATTATCGTTTTGCCCGCATCGCAGGCCTCGTTAATTACTCGATTAGGATTAAATCGAATTTCTTCCCATATCTGACTTTCTCACTAAGTATCGGACGAAGATGAACTGCATGGAGGGATGATTACTGTACGGTTATTGTATATATGCTATATACAATAATCGGGACTATGACTTCGATATGAAACAACTCTGCTTAAAATGAAACAGTGCTTAGAGGTTCTTCAGAAAAGCGCTCAGATTGATTTTCTGGTTGGCGATTTGCAATTTTTTGCGGATCATCTTGCGTTGTTGCTGAATCGTACCGACCGATACATTGAGCTGACCGGCTATGTCTTTGGAACTCAGGCCGTTTTTAATGTGCGAGCAGATTTCCAGTTCCCGCGGACTGAGTCGTGAGAAGCTTTTATCCAATTTA is part of the Candidatus Zixiibacteriota bacterium genome and encodes:
- a CDS encoding HAMP domain-containing protein, which gives rise to MSWKDIKIAKKLYIGFGLILALAIIVGYAGYNGLSTYSQKVANSNDANQVMIWIKDMGAERLKFKFTQDETHYQNLQELSEKTNSQIRATQARFKDSKDVAMANEALSSIEKYCSTWDRWVEISQESKQAQAEIGRQADIFQKQANELSASQQKQMEQEFASRASHSALEERALKSRLADEIVKLFAFSRTAYRNWKLTDDDKYAQEFRQLQADIIEICKQNRALMRKQVNIDQLNNAIAAVETIDNMFVQVHENKNRMDNTYDQLTEEALAVVDVISRIQVGQEEKMHSAQASSISMMIIFLVGAVALGIAIAFVIARGISKPVSNMATIAQEIAVGDINHDIKFTSKDEIGTLADSFRGL